Sequence from the Armatimonadota bacterium genome:
GCAAGATCGTAGACGCCCTTGCCGCCGAGGCGGATCTCGTCATCCGCTACAACGGCGGGACAAACGCAGGGCATACGATTGTCAACGATCGGGGCGTCTTCCGGCTGCACCTCGTGCCCTCGGGCGTGCTCTACCCGTCGGCCGTCTGCCTAATAGGCCCAGGCGTGGTGGTCAACCCGGACGCTCTGAGCGAGGAACTGGCGATGCTCGAAGCCAGCGGGGTCTCCACGCGCAACGTGGTTGTCTCCAACCGGGCGCACATCGTGATGCCCCACCACGTGATGCTGGACGTGCGCGAGGAAGCGCTGCGCGGCAGCGGCAGCCACGGCACGACGAAACAGGGCATCTGGCCGGCATACGCGGACAAGACCGCCCGGGTAGGCGTCCGCATGGGCGATCTCCTGCATCCTGCCTATCTTGAGAACGCGGTCCGGTACCAGGTGGCCAGGACGAACCGGATGCTGGCCGGGGCCGTGGACGCGGAGGAACTGCTGGCGCGCTGCGCCAGATGGCGTGAGGCGCTCTCCTCCCGCATCGTGGACGGCCACGGCATCGTGCAGCGTGCCCTGCGCACCGGGGCGCGCATCCTGCTGGAGGGGCACCTGGGCGTGATGCGCGACCTGGACTGGGGGATCTACCCCTACGTCACTTCTTCCACCTGCCTGCCGGGTGGAGCAGCCGCGGGAGCCGGCATACCCGCATCCTGCATCACGCACGTGGTTGGCGTGGTCAAGTCCTATACGACCGCGGTCGGTGCCGGGCCCATGCCCACCGAGATACACGGCGCCACCGCGGACCTCATCCGCGAGGCAGGGCAGGAGTTCGGCACGACCACCGGACGGCCGCGGCGGTGCGGCTGGTTCGACGCTGTGGCCGCCCGCTTCGCCGCCGAGCTGGCGGGCTTCACAGAGCTGGCCGTGATGAAGCTCGACGTGCTGTCGGGCATGGACACCGTGAGGATTTGTACTGACTACCGCCTGCGCGGCACTCTGCTGGATGGGATGCCGGACACGGTGACGCTGCAGGAGGTCGAGCCCGTCTACGAGACGCTCCCCGGCTGGCGGCTCCCCGGACGGACTGATGCTGGCGGAATTGACGCCGGGCTGACTGACGCCGGGCGGACTGACGCTTCCCGCGATCTCCCTGTGGAA
This genomic interval carries:
- a CDS encoding adenylosuccinate synthase → MPVTAVVGGHWGDEGKGKIVDALAAEADLVIRYNGGTNAGHTIVNDRGVFRLHLVPSGVLYPSAVCLIGPGVVVNPDALSEELAMLEASGVSTRNVVVSNRAHIVMPHHVMLDVREEALRGSGSHGTTKQGIWPAYADKTARVGVRMGDLLHPAYLENAVRYQVARTNRMLAGAVDAEELLARCARWREALSSRIVDGHGIVQRALRTGARILLEGHLGVMRDLDWGIYPYVTSSTCLPGGAAAGAGIPASCITHVVGVVKSYTTAVGAGPMPTEIHGATADLIREAGQEFGTTTGRPRRCGWFDAVAARFAAELAGFTELAVMKLDVLSGMDTVRICTDYRLRGTLLDGMPDTVTLQEVEPVYETLPGWRLPGRTDAGGIDAGLTDAGRTDASRDLPVEARLFLDRLAALVEVPVTMVGVGREREALLRLQAPAASEGRR